One window of Dechloromonas sp. ZY10 genomic DNA carries:
- the truA gene encoding tRNA pseudouridine(38-40) synthase TruA, with translation MRIALGLEYFGHRFRGWQSQASGGTVQDALETALAQIAAGPVATLCAGRTDAGVHATQQVVHFDVSVERPLTAWVRGVNTHLPDGVAVRWAQPVDDEFHARFSARGRRYRYLLLNRPQRPGLWQGRVGWYHGELDLGAMQVAAARFIGEHDFSAFRAAECQAKSPIKTMSQATVRRCGPLLVFDFAASAFLHHMVRNLVGTLVHIGKGAQPASWADELLQMQDRKLAAPTFAPDGLYFRGPVYEAHWQLPDPADDLIDAFLL, from the coding sequence ATGAGAATTGCTCTCGGACTTGAATACTTTGGCCACCGTTTTCGCGGCTGGCAGAGCCAGGCCAGCGGCGGTACTGTGCAGGACGCGCTGGAAACGGCGCTGGCACAGATCGCGGCCGGGCCGGTGGCGACGCTGTGTGCCGGGCGCACCGATGCTGGCGTGCATGCGACGCAGCAAGTGGTGCATTTCGACGTCAGCGTTGAGCGGCCGCTGACCGCCTGGGTGCGCGGGGTCAATACGCATCTGCCAGATGGTGTTGCGGTGCGCTGGGCGCAGCCGGTCGATGACGAGTTTCATGCCCGCTTCTCGGCGCGCGGTCGGCGTTACCGCTACCTGCTGCTCAACCGGCCGCAGCGGCCCGGGCTGTGGCAGGGGCGGGTCGGCTGGTATCACGGCGAACTCGATCTGGGTGCGATGCAGGTGGCTGCTGCGCGCTTTATCGGCGAGCACGATTTCTCGGCCTTCCGCGCCGCCGAATGCCAGGCCAAATCGCCGATCAAGACCATGAGCCAGGCGACGGTCCGCCGTTGCGGCCCGCTCCTGGTCTTCGATTTTGCCGCCAGCGCCTTCCTCCACCACATGGTGCGCAACCTGGTTGGTACGCTGGTGCACATCGGCAAGGGCGCGCAGCCGGCCAGCTGGGCCGACGAGTTGTTGCAGATGCAGGATCGCAAGCTGGCAGCACCGACCTTCGCGCCCGATGGCCTGTATTTCCGGGGGCCGGTGTACGAAGCTCACTGGCAACTGCCCGACCCGGCGGACGACCTGATCGACGCATTTTTACTGTAA
- a CDS encoding phosphoribosylanthranilate isomerase — MTRIKICGLTREADVDAAVAAGADALGFVFYPPSPRYVSPQRAAELVARVPPFVETVGLFVNAAPAEVLATCAAVPLNLLQFHGDEDAAYCQQFARPWLKAARVRPGLNLLEFARSFAATRGLLLDAFVEGYGGGGHVFDWTLIPPDLPGHLILSGGLTVDNVGDAVARVRPAAVDVSSGVEASKGIKDHQKMAAFVAAVRAAERTAA; from the coding sequence ATGACCCGAATCAAAATCTGCGGCCTGACCCGCGAGGCCGATGTCGATGCTGCAGTGGCGGCGGGGGCCGATGCCCTTGGCTTCGTCTTTTATCCGCCCAGCCCGCGCTACGTCAGCCCGCAGCGGGCGGCCGAACTGGTGGCGCGGGTGCCGCCCTTTGTCGAGACGGTTGGCCTGTTCGTCAATGCTGCGCCGGCAGAGGTGCTGGCGACTTGTGCGGCGGTGCCGCTCAATCTGCTGCAGTTCCACGGCGACGAGGACGCCGCTTATTGCCAGCAGTTTGCGCGCCCCTGGCTGAAAGCGGCACGGGTGAGGCCGGGGTTGAATCTGCTAGAATTCGCGCGCTCGTTCGCGGCAACGCGCGGCTTGTTGCTCGACGCCTTCGTCGAGGGTTACGGCGGCGGCGGCCACGTGTTCGACTGGACGCTGATTCCGCCCGACCTGCCGGGGCATTTGATCCTTTCCGGCGGGTTGACCGTGGATAACGTCGGCGACGCGGTCGCTCGCGTGCGGCCGGCGGCGGTCGATGTCTCTTCCGGCGTCGAAGCGAGCAAGGGCATCAAGGATCACCAGAAAATGGCGGCCTTCGTCGCTGCCGTCAGGGCAGCCGAGCGGACGGCCGCTTAG
- the trpB gene encoding tryptophan synthase subunit beta has protein sequence MSQNSTTAPYAFPDAQGHFGPYGGVFVAETLFGALDELKAAYAAAQADPAFRAEYDYELKHFVGRPSPIYHAKRLSEICGGAQIYLKREDLNHTGAHKVNNCIGQALLAKRMGKPRVIAETGAGQHGVATATVAARYGFECVVYMGAEDVRRQAANVYRMKLLGATVVPVESGSKTLKDALNEAMRDWVTNIHNTFYIIGTVAGPHPYPMLVRDFQKIIGEECLEQMPEMAGRQPDAVIAAVGGGSNAMGIFYPYINVPGVRLIGVEAAGEGVDTGKHAASLTAGVPGVLHGNRTYLLQDGDGQIIETHSVSAGLDYPGVGPEHAWLKDLGRAEYQPIKDDEALKAFHDLCRLEGIIPALESSHALAYAMKLAPSLAKDKILLVNLSGRGDKDMHTVAEKSGIQF, from the coding sequence ATGTCCCAGAATTCGACCACCGCTCCCTATGCTTTCCCCGATGCCCAAGGCCACTTCGGCCCCTACGGTGGCGTCTTTGTTGCCGAAACCCTGTTCGGCGCGCTCGACGAACTGAAGGCCGCTTATGCGGCGGCGCAGGCCGATCCGGCTTTCCGCGCCGAGTACGATTACGAACTCAAGCACTTCGTCGGCCGCCCGTCGCCGATCTATCACGCCAAGCGTCTCTCCGAGATTTGCGGCGGCGCCCAAATCTACCTCAAGCGCGAAGACCTCAACCACACCGGCGCGCACAAGGTGAATAACTGCATCGGCCAGGCCCTGCTCGCCAAGCGCATGGGCAAGCCGCGCGTCATTGCCGAAACCGGTGCCGGCCAGCACGGCGTCGCCACCGCAACGGTTGCCGCCCGCTACGGCTTCGAATGCGTGGTCTATATGGGCGCCGAGGACGTGCGCCGCCAGGCGGCCAACGTCTATCGGATGAAGCTCCTCGGCGCCACCGTTGTGCCGGTCGAATCCGGCTCGAAGACGCTGAAGGACGCGCTCAACGAAGCGATGCGCGACTGGGTGACCAACATCCACAACACCTTCTACATCATCGGCACCGTCGCCGGCCCGCATCCTTATCCGATGCTGGTCCGCGATTTCCAGAAAATCATCGGCGAGGAGTGCCTGGAGCAGATGCCCGAAATGGCCGGGCGCCAGCCGGATGCGGTGATCGCTGCGGTTGGCGGCGGTTCCAACGCGATGGGCATTTTCTACCCCTACATCAACGTCCCCGGCGTTCGCCTGATTGGCGTTGAGGCAGCGGGTGAGGGCGTCGATACCGGCAAGCACGCGGCCTCGCTGACCGCTGGCGTCCCCGGCGTGCTGCACGGCAATCGCACCTACCTGCTGCAGGATGGCGATGGCCAGATCATCGAGACGCATTCGGTCTCGGCCGGCCTCGACTATCCCGGCGTCGGCCCCGAGCACGCCTGGTTGAAGGACCTCGGTCGCGCCGAATATCAGCCGATCAAGGACGACGAAGCGCTTAAGGCCTTCCACGACCTGTGCCGGCTCGAAGGCATCATTCCGGCGCTCGAATCCAGCCATGCGCTGGCCTACGCGATGAAGCTGGCGCCGTCCCTGGCCAAGGACAAAATCCTGCTGGTGAACCTGTCCGGTCGTGGCGACAAGGATATGCACACCGTTGCCGAAAAATCCGGGATCCAGTTCTAA
- the trpA gene encoding tryptophan synthase subunit alpha, giving the protein MSRIQNTFARLNAQGRKALIPFITAGDPAGELTVPLMHALVEAGADIIELGVPFSDPMADGPTIQRASERALAKGMSLRKVLQLVATFRSADDKTPVVLMGYANPIEAMGQQSFAEKAAQSGVDGVLVVDYPPEEAVSFGAAIKAKGLDPIFLIAPTSTVERIEQVAEIASGYVYYVSLAGVTGSGALNVDAVAEKLPAIRAKTGLPVGVGFGIRNAETAGRIAGFADAVVVGSRIIEEIEKSTVETACANVKALVADLRRGMDEVKA; this is encoded by the coding sequence ATGTCGCGTATTCAAAACACCTTTGCCCGGCTCAATGCGCAAGGCCGCAAGGCGCTGATCCCCTTCATCACCGCCGGCGATCCGGCGGGCGAACTGACCGTGCCGCTGATGCACGCGCTGGTCGAAGCCGGCGCCGACATCATCGAACTCGGGGTGCCGTTTTCCGATCCGATGGCCGACGGCCCGACCATCCAGCGCGCGTCCGAGCGGGCGCTGGCCAAGGGCATGAGCCTGCGCAAGGTGCTGCAGCTGGTCGCCACTTTCCGCAGCGCCGACGACAAGACGCCGGTGGTGCTGATGGGCTACGCCAATCCGATCGAGGCGATGGGGCAGCAGAGCTTTGCCGAAAAGGCCGCGCAGTCGGGTGTCGATGGCGTGCTGGTGGTCGATTACCCGCCGGAAGAAGCGGTCAGCTTCGGTGCTGCGATCAAGGCCAAGGGCCTCGATCCGATTTTCCTGATCGCGCCGACGTCGACCGTGGAACGCATCGAACAGGTCGCCGAAATCGCCTCGGGCTATGTGTATTACGTGTCGCTGGCCGGGGTGACCGGTTCCGGCGCCTTGAATGTCGACGCCGTTGCCGAGAAACTGCCGGCAATTCGGGCCAAGACCGGCCTGCCGGTCGGCGTCGGTTTTGGTATCCGCAACGCCGAAACGGCGGGGCGCATCGCCGGTTTTGCCGACGCCGTCGTGGTCGGTAGCCGGATTATTGAAGAAATCGAGAAGTCGACCGTGGAAACGGCATGCGCCAACGTCAAAGCGTTGGTCGCCGATCTGCGGCGCGGGATGGATGAGGTTAAAGCATGA
- the accD gene encoding acetyl-CoA carboxylase, carboxyltransferase subunit beta, translating to MSWVNKENSPKIKREQGSRRANMPEGLWHKCSACEAVLYATDLESNLQVCPKCGHHHRLSARARLEVLLDADGRNEIGAEVGPIDTLEFKDSKSYPQRLEGASQSTGERDSLVVMQGTLKSLPVVAAAFEFEFMGGSMGSVLGERFVRGVNAAIESKSAFICITASGGARMQEGLFSLMQMAKTNAALAKLADAGLPYIAILTDPTMGGVSASFAFVGDIVIGEPGALIGFAGPRVIEQTVREKLPEGFQRSEFLLEKGAIDLIVDRREMREKLAQLLAQLQKRPLAA from the coding sequence ATGAGCTGGGTCAATAAAGAAAACTCCCCCAAAATCAAGCGCGAGCAGGGTTCGCGCCGCGCCAACATGCCGGAAGGCCTGTGGCACAAATGTAGCGCCTGCGAAGCAGTGCTCTACGCCACCGACCTGGAAAGCAATCTGCAGGTCTGCCCCAAGTGCGGCCACCACCACCGCCTGTCGGCGCGCGCCCGCCTGGAAGTACTGCTCGACGCCGATGGCCGCAACGAAATCGGTGCCGAAGTCGGGCCGATTGATACGCTGGAGTTCAAGGATTCCAAGTCCTATCCGCAGCGTCTCGAAGGCGCCAGCCAAAGCACCGGCGAGCGAGATTCGCTGGTGGTGATGCAGGGCACGCTGAAGTCCCTGCCGGTGGTTGCCGCCGCCTTCGAGTTCGAATTCATGGGCGGTTCGATGGGCTCGGTGCTCGGCGAACGTTTCGTGCGTGGCGTCAACGCCGCCATCGAAAGCAAGTCGGCTTTCATCTGCATCACCGCTTCCGGCGGTGCGCGGATGCAGGAAGGCCTGTTCTCGCTGATGCAGATGGCCAAGACCAACGCTGCGCTGGCCAAGCTGGCCGACGCTGGCCTGCCTTACATCGCGATCCTGACCGATCCGACCATGGGCGGCGTGTCCGCCTCCTTTGCCTTCGTCGGCGACATCGTCATTGGCGAGCCCGGCGCGCTGATCGGTTTTGCCGGCCCGCGCGTGATCGAACAGACGGTACGCGAAAAGCTGCCGGAAGGCTTCCAGCGTTCCGAGTTCCTGCTGGAGAAGGGCGCCATCGACCTGATCGTCGACCGGCGCGAAATGCGCGAAAAACTGGCCCAGCTGCTGGCCCAGCTGCAAAAACGTCCGCTCGCGGCTTGA
- the folC gene encoding bifunctional tetrahydrofolate synthase/dihydrofolate synthase has product MQTLADWLAHLEGLHPKGQAGIELGLDRIRRVKDVLGQQQHCPVIIVGGTNGKGSTCAYLENILKHGGYKVGCYTSPHLLAYNERVRVDGRPIDDAALCAAFARVEAARLTAGTDGGPETLTYFEFGTLAAWEVFAAAGIEVAVLEIGLGGRLDAVNAYEPDISIVTGIALDHTDWLGPDREAIGFEKAGIYRAGKPAFCADPNPPQSLLDHAAAIGADLHLLGRDFGFERPAAEASENRLQWRWWCKKDGQLLKRSLAYPGLRGPTQLLNASVALAALEALTARLPVTMQAIRPGLIETELAGRFQVLPGKPAIVLDVGHNPQAVAVLAGNLSNMGFFDRTHAVVGMLADKDIAGALQPLKGRVDYWHLATLDGPRGTAAEALAAIVADGDLGGEVFCHPSPEAATEAAKGAAGESDRILIFGSFLTVAGALRVLRPQS; this is encoded by the coding sequence ATGCAGACGCTCGCCGACTGGCTGGCCCACCTCGAAGGCCTGCACCCCAAGGGGCAGGCCGGGATCGAACTGGGTCTGGATCGCATCCGCCGGGTCAAGGACGTGCTTGGGCAGCAACAGCACTGCCCGGTGATCATCGTCGGCGGCACCAACGGCAAGGGTTCAACCTGCGCCTACCTGGAAAACATCCTCAAGCACGGTGGTTACAAGGTCGGCTGCTACACCTCGCCGCACCTGCTCGCCTATAACGAGCGGGTCCGTGTCGATGGCCGGCCGATTGACGACGCTGCCTTGTGCGCTGCCTTTGCCCGCGTCGAAGCCGCGCGGCTGACGGCGGGGACCGATGGTGGGCCGGAAACCCTGACCTACTTCGAATTCGGCACGCTGGCCGCCTGGGAAGTCTTCGCCGCCGCCGGGATCGAGGTCGCGGTGCTGGAAATCGGGCTCGGCGGCCGCCTTGACGCGGTCAACGCCTACGAACCCGATATTTCCATCGTTACCGGGATCGCCCTCGATCATACCGACTGGCTGGGGCCCGACCGCGAGGCCATCGGCTTTGAAAAGGCCGGCATCTACCGCGCTGGCAAGCCGGCCTTCTGCGCCGATCCCAACCCACCGCAAAGCCTGCTCGACCACGCCGCCGCCATCGGTGCCGATCTGCACCTGCTCGGCCGCGATTTCGGCTTCGAGCGGCCGGCGGCCGAAGCCTCGGAAAACCGCCTGCAATGGCGCTGGTGGTGCAAGAAGGACGGACAATTGCTCAAGCGCTCGCTGGCTTACCCCGGCCTGCGCGGTCCGACCCAGTTGCTCAATGCCAGCGTCGCCTTGGCAGCGCTGGAAGCCTTGACCGCGCGTTTACCGGTGACCATGCAAGCGATCCGGCCGGGCTTGATCGAAACCGAACTCGCCGGTCGCTTCCAGGTCTTGCCGGGCAAACCGGCAATCGTCCTCGATGTCGGCCACAATCCGCAGGCGGTCGCGGTGTTGGCCGGCAATCTGTCGAACATGGGTTTTTTCGACCGTACCCACGCGGTGGTCGGGATGCTGGCCGACAAGGACATCGCCGGTGCCTTGCAGCCGCTCAAGGGGCGCGTCGACTACTGGCACCTGGCAACGCTGGACGGCCCGCGCGGCACGGCGGCCGAGGCGCTGGCGGCGATTGTCGCGGACGGCGACCTGGGCGGCGAGGTGTTTTGCCACCCGTCGCCGGAGGCCGCCACCGAGGCTGCCAAGGGCGCAGCGGGCGAAAGTGATAGAATTCTGATCTTCGGTTCTTTCCTGACGGTCGCCGGCGCCTTGCGCGTACTGCGTCCGCAATCCTGA
- a CDS encoding SPOR domain-containing protein — translation MEDNDPQQHLKKRARRRLVGAVAFASVVAVVLPTIMDQEPRQPVQDVEIRIPGQDEKPFAPKFAQAPVDSVAQAEAPQRAPAQAPEATPPSPPPVVVAPATPAVAPSARLVEAVPAKAEPLAAAKPPEKPADKPALEVKASKPADKPSDKPAERPIAKPDEGKRAAAILAGQFGEPATAAPPVAAKGGEHLVLIGAFANEGNVKILKSKLGELNIKTYTEPLDTPQGRKIRLRAGPFPSRDAAEKALEKMRRIGVSGVVAPR, via the coding sequence ATGGAAGACAACGACCCGCAACAGCATCTGAAAAAACGCGCCCGTCGCCGTCTGGTCGGCGCGGTCGCTTTCGCCTCGGTGGTCGCCGTGGTGCTGCCGACGATCATGGATCAGGAGCCGCGCCAGCCGGTGCAGGATGTCGAAATCCGCATTCCCGGCCAGGACGAAAAGCCTTTTGCGCCAAAGTTTGCGCAGGCACCGGTCGATTCGGTGGCCCAGGCCGAAGCGCCTCAGCGCGCCCCGGCGCAGGCCCCCGAGGCTACGCCTCCTTCTCCCCCGCCGGTGGTCGTCGCGCCGGCAACCCCCGCCGTTGCGCCCAGTGCCCGGTTGGTCGAAGCCGTGCCGGCCAAGGCCGAGCCGCTTGCTGCTGCAAAACCGCCGGAAAAGCCCGCCGACAAGCCTGCACTTGAAGTCAAGGCCAGCAAGCCGGCCGACAAGCCAAGCGACAAGCCGGCAGAAAGACCCATTGCCAAGCCCGATGAAGGCAAGCGGGCCGCCGCAATCCTTGCTGGCCAGTTCGGCGAGCCCGCTACTGCGGCGCCGCCGGTCGCGGCCAAAGGCGGAGAGCATCTGGTACTGATCGGAGCCTTTGCCAACGAGGGGAATGTCAAGATTCTCAAGAGCAAGCTCGGCGAACTCAACATCAAGACGTATACCGAACCGCTCGATACTCCGCAGGGGCGCAAGATTCGTCTCCGCGCCGGGCCTTTCCCGAGTCGCGATGCGGCTGAAAAAGCCCTGGAAAAAATGCGCCGGATCGGTGTTTCCGGCGTCGTCGCTCCCCGCTGA
- a CDS encoding CvpA family protein, producing the protein MTIFDYIVLAIVGFSLLFGLWRGVVGEIIALLAWALAVFAAVEFGAVIGAHAFDGMADPAMRTLAGCVLIFVSVLVLMALVRMAVRSMVKALGLSVSDRLLGMVFGVARGLLVVLVLVALGGMTSAPQQNWWRQASLSPAMEIAVLALRPWLPDDLAKRIKFG; encoded by the coding sequence ATGACCATCTTCGATTACATCGTTCTTGCCATTGTCGGCTTCTCGCTGCTCTTCGGGCTGTGGCGAGGCGTCGTTGGCGAAATCATCGCGTTGCTGGCCTGGGCGTTGGCGGTATTTGCTGCCGTTGAATTCGGCGCCGTGATCGGCGCGCATGCCTTCGACGGTATGGCCGACCCGGCGATGCGAACGCTGGCCGGCTGCGTATTGATTTTTGTCAGCGTTCTGGTGCTTATGGCGCTGGTGCGGATGGCCGTGCGCAGCATGGTCAAGGCGCTCGGTTTGTCGGTTTCGGATCGTTTGCTCGGCATGGTGTTCGGTGTGGCGCGCGGGCTGCTGGTCGTGCTGGTGCTGGTGGCACTTGGCGGCATGACTTCAGCGCCGCAGCAAAACTGGTGGCGGCAGGCAAGTTTGTCGCCGGCCATGGAAATTGCGGTGCTGGCCTTGCGGCCCTGGTTGCCGGATGATCTGGCAAAGCGGATCAAATTTGGTTAA
- the purF gene encoding amidophosphoribosyltransferase: MCGILGVMANTPVNQLLYDGLMVLQHRGQDAAGIATVEGNTFHLHKGPGLVRDVFRTRNMRALPGNWGIGHVRYPTAGSAYNFAEAQPFYVNSPFGIVLGHNGNLTNAEQLKEEMFRMDRRHINTNSDSEVLLNVLAHELQAASSGYELDIDAIFQAVAGVHRRCRGAYAVVALIAGYGLLAFRDPHGIRPLVYGENHSAEGTEYLVSSESVALDTLGFKVVRDLEPGEAIFIDLDKKLHSRQCAQQPLYAPCIFEYVYLARPDTVIDGVSVYEARLKMGEALAEKVKTMIPVEEIDVVIPIPDSSRPSAMQLAQALGIPFREGFVKNRYVGRTFIMPGQAMRKKSVRQKLNTVGQEFKGKRVLLVDDSIVRGTTSREIVDMARAAGAVKVYFASASPPVRFPNVYGIDMPTRAELIATGRTDNEIAAEIGADALVYQDLEAMKQSITALRSDLTVFDAACFDGCYVTGDIDEYYLDAVEGKRGGKAGKNDDDGDGKASQQLALQVSAGGQD, translated from the coding sequence ATGTGCGGGATTCTCGGTGTCATGGCAAACACGCCGGTCAACCAGTTGCTTTACGATGGCCTGATGGTGCTGCAGCACCGTGGTCAGGACGCGGCCGGCATCGCCACGGTCGAAGGCAACACCTTTCACCTGCATAAGGGGCCGGGGCTGGTGCGCGACGTGTTCCGTACCCGCAACATGCGGGCGCTGCCCGGCAACTGGGGGATCGGGCACGTCCGTTACCCGACCGCCGGTTCAGCTTACAACTTTGCCGAGGCTCAGCCTTTCTACGTCAATTCGCCGTTCGGCATCGTCCTTGGCCACAACGGCAACCTGACCAATGCCGAGCAGCTCAAGGAAGAGATGTTCCGCATGGATCGCCGGCACATCAACACCAATTCCGATTCGGAAGTCCTGCTCAACGTGCTGGCGCACGAACTGCAGGCCGCCTCTTCCGGTTACGAACTGGATATCGACGCGATTTTCCAGGCGGTGGCCGGGGTGCATCGTCGGTGCCGTGGCGCCTATGCCGTGGTGGCACTGATCGCCGGCTACGGCCTGTTGGCTTTCCGCGACCCGCACGGCATCCGGCCGCTGGTCTATGGTGAAAACCACTCCGCCGAAGGTACTGAATATCTGGTTTCTTCCGAGTCGGTCGCGCTCGACACGCTGGGTTTCAAGGTCGTCCGCGATCTGGAACCGGGGGAGGCGATTTTCATCGACCTCGACAAAAAGTTGCATAGCCGCCAGTGCGCACAGCAGCCGCTGTATGCCCCGTGTATTTTTGAATACGTTTATCTGGCGCGGCCAGATACCGTGATCGATGGGGTTTCGGTCTACGAAGCGCGGCTGAAAATGGGCGAGGCGCTGGCTGAAAAGGTCAAAACCATGATCCCGGTCGAGGAAATCGACGTGGTGATCCCGATTCCGGACTCCAGCCGTCCGTCTGCAATGCAGCTGGCGCAGGCGCTGGGCATCCCGTTCCGCGAAGGTTTCGTCAAGAACCGCTATGTTGGCCGCACCTTCATCATGCCGGGGCAGGCGATGCGCAAGAAGTCGGTGCGCCAGAAGCTCAACACCGTCGGCCAGGAGTTCAAGGGCAAGCGTGTACTGCTGGTCGATGACTCGATCGTGCGCGGCACCACCAGTCGTGAAATCGTCGATATGGCCCGTGCCGCCGGCGCGGTCAAGGTCTATTTCGCCTCGGCCTCGCCTCCGGTGCGTTTCCCCAACGTTTACGGCATCGACATGCCGACCCGTGCCGAGCTGATCGCGACCGGCCGCACTGATAACGAGATCGCTGCCGAAATCGGCGCCGATGCGCTGGTCTATCAGGATCTGGAAGCGATGAAGCAGTCGATCACTGCGCTGCGCAGTGACCTGACCGTGTTCGATGCCGCCTGTTTTGACGGCTGCTATGTGACCGGCGACATCGATGAGTACTACCTCGACGCGGTCGAAGGCAAGCGCGGCGGCAAAGCCGGCAAGAACGACGACGACGGCGACGGGAAGGCCTCGCAGCAACTGGCCTTGCAGGTTTCGGCAGGCGGGCAGGACTGA
- a CDS encoding O-succinylhomoserine sulfhydrylase: MAGALEKFGAEGAAYQPETLAIRAGQERSQFGEHAEALYLTSSFVFKSAAEAARRFSGEETGNVYARFSNPTVSMFEERLAALEGAEACVATASGMAAIMATVLAHLKQGDHIVASNSLFGATVQLFSNILARTGITTTFVAQTDPAAWEAAIRPETKLFFLETPSNPLTEIADIRALTVIAKARGILVAVDNCFCTPILQKPLELGADLVIHSATKYLDGQGRVLGGAVCGAKKLTDEVFKYLRTAGPTLSAFNAWVLLKGLETLKLRVEAQAANAAQLATWLEAHPKVERVYYPGLPSHPQYELAQRQQKSGGAIVSFVVKGGREQAWTVVDHCQLLSITANLGDTKTTITHPASTTHGRITPEARAAAGIGEGLLRIAVGLESVLDLQADLERGLAQI, encoded by the coding sequence ATGGCTGGCGCGCTGGAAAAATTCGGCGCCGAGGGGGCCGCGTATCAGCCGGAGACCCTGGCCATTCGCGCCGGGCAGGAGCGCAGCCAGTTCGGGGAACATGCCGAGGCGCTGTACCTGACCTCCAGCTTCGTCTTCAAGAGCGCGGCCGAAGCGGCCCGCCGCTTTTCCGGTGAGGAAACGGGCAACGTCTATGCCCGTTTTTCCAATCCGACCGTCAGCATGTTCGAGGAACGCCTGGCTGCCCTCGAAGGCGCCGAAGCCTGCGTTGCCACTGCCAGCGGCATGGCCGCGATCATGGCGACGGTACTCGCCCACCTCAAGCAGGGCGATCACATTGTTGCCTCGAACAGCCTGTTCGGCGCCACCGTACAGTTGTTCTCGAACATCCTGGCGCGTACCGGGATCACCACCACCTTCGTCGCGCAGACCGATCCGGCTGCGTGGGAAGCGGCGATCCGCCCCGAGACCAAGTTGTTCTTCCTCGAAACCCCGTCCAATCCGCTGACCGAAATTGCCGATATCCGGGCGTTGACCGTGATTGCCAAGGCGCGCGGCATTCTGGTCGCGGTCGATAACTGTTTCTGCACGCCGATTCTGCAGAAGCCGCTCGAACTCGGCGCCGACCTGGTCATCCATTCGGCGACCAAGTACCTCGACGGCCAGGGCCGTGTCCTCGGCGGTGCCGTCTGCGGCGCCAAGAAGCTGACCGACGAGGTCTTCAAGTACCTGCGCACCGCCGGTCCGACGCTGTCGGCGTTCAACGCCTGGGTCCTGCTCAAGGGCCTGGAAACCTTGAAGCTGCGGGTCGAGGCGCAGGCCGCCAACGCCGCGCAACTGGCCACCTGGCTGGAAGCGCATCCCAAGGTCGAGCGGGTTTACTACCCCGGCCTGCCTTCGCATCCGCAATACGAGCTGGCGCAGCGCCAGCAGAAGAGCGGCGGTGCGATTGTTTCCTTCGTCGTCAAGGGCGGGCGCGAGCAGGCGTGGACGGTGGTCGACCACTGTCAGCTGCTGTCTATCACCGCCAACCTCGGCGATACCAAGACCACCATCACCCATCCGGCCTCGACCACCCACGGCCGCATCACCCCGGAAGCCCGCGCGGCTGCCGGCATCGGCGAGGGCCTGCTGCGCATCGCCGTGGGCCTGGAGTCGGTGCTCGATCTGCAAGCCGACCTCGAACGCGGGCTGGCGCAGATTTGA